From a single Georhizobium profundi genomic region:
- a CDS encoding cytochrome ubiquinol oxidase subunit I, protein MDALILSRMQFAANISFHILFPTITIALGWVLLFFKWRYERTGDDAWMKAYFFWVKVFALSFALGVVSGITMSFQFGTNWPGFMETVGNVAGPLLAYEVLTAFFLEAVFLGIMLFGFSRVSSRIHTLATFLVAFGTTMSAFWIIALNSWMHTPQGFEMRDGVAHATDWFAIIFNPSMPYRFVHMLLASGLTVAFLMAGLSALRWIYGDRSEPMYKALRTGVYLGAILIPVQIFAGDMHGLNTLEHQPQKVAAMEANWETRGNVPLVLFALPDEEARENHFEIGIPSGASLILKHHADGVVPGLNDFVAEDGTAEHPPVLPLFISFRVMVGVGMLMLVVSWAAAWMLWRRDDINKPMAFVLAGMAFSGWIATLAGWYTTEIGRQPWLVSGVVTTAEAVAPVPGAHVALTFATYLALYAVLIVVYLTVLYKLAIRAHYGNIEKDPDPRGDSVSMGKATGEALQPAE, encoded by the coding sequence ATGGACGCATTAATCCTGTCGCGCATGCAATTTGCTGCGAACATCTCCTTCCATATCCTCTTTCCCACCATCACGATCGCGCTTGGCTGGGTGCTGTTGTTCTTCAAGTGGCGCTATGAGCGGACCGGCGATGACGCCTGGATGAAAGCCTATTTCTTCTGGGTGAAGGTCTTCGCACTGTCCTTCGCGCTTGGCGTCGTGTCCGGCATTACGATGAGCTTCCAGTTCGGCACGAACTGGCCCGGTTTCATGGAAACCGTCGGCAATGTCGCCGGTCCGCTGCTCGCTTATGAAGTGCTGACGGCGTTTTTCCTTGAGGCCGTATTCCTCGGCATCATGCTCTTCGGTTTTTCTCGCGTGTCGAGCCGTATCCATACGCTGGCGACTTTCCTCGTGGCCTTCGGCACCACCATGTCGGCCTTCTGGATCATCGCGCTGAACTCGTGGATGCACACGCCGCAGGGCTTTGAGATGCGCGACGGCGTGGCGCATGCCACCGACTGGTTCGCCATCATCTTCAATCCGTCCATGCCGTACCGTTTCGTGCACATGCTGCTCGCCTCGGGCCTGACCGTCGCCTTCCTCATGGCCGGCCTTTCGGCGCTGCGCTGGATCTACGGCGATCGCTCCGAGCCCATGTATAAGGCGCTGCGCACCGGCGTTTACCTTGGCGCGATCCTGATCCCGGTGCAGATCTTCGCCGGCGACATGCACGGCTTGAACACGCTGGAACATCAGCCGCAGAAAGTCGCGGCCATGGAAGCGAACTGGGAAACGCGGGGCAATGTGCCGCTTGTTCTCTTCGCTCTGCCGGACGAGGAGGCGCGTGAAAACCACTTCGAGATCGGCATCCCGAGCGGCGCGTCGCTCATCCTCAAGCACCATGCCGATGGCGTCGTGCCGGGCCTCAACGACTTCGTCGCCGAAGATGGTACGGCGGAGCACCCGCCTGTGCTGCCGCTCTTCATCTCGTTCCGCGTCATGGTTGGCGTCGGCATGCTGATGCTGGTCGTTTCCTGGGCGGCGGCCTGGATGCTGTGGCGTCGCGACGACATCAACAAGCCGATGGCTTTCGTGCTCGCCGGTATGGCCTTCTCGGGCTGGATTGCAACGCTTGCCGGTTGGTACACGACCGAGATCGGCCGTCAGCCCTGGCTGGTCTCGGGCGTGGTCACGACCGCCGAAGCCGTCGCCCCCGTGCCGGGCGCCCATGTGGCCCTCACTTTTGCAACCTATCTCGCGCTCTATGCGGTGCTGATCGTCGTCTACCTGACCGTGCTCTACAAGCTCGCGATCCGCGCCCATTACGGCAACATCGAAAAAGACCCGGATCCGCGCGGCGACAGCGTCTCCATGGGCAAGGCGACAGGCGAAGCCCTGCAGCCGGCGGAATAG
- a CDS encoding DUF2254 domain-containing protein, translated as MRKWQWKLRRLFERLWVRAVLYSILGLITAFAAVVLDPLIPDGFEDAVGAGAIDTILNILATSMLTITTFSLTTMVTAFTASTQDVTPRATRLLMADTTTHSVLATFIGTFLYSLVGIIVLSMEAYGSGGRVVLFAVTILVIIIVIAALLRWIDHLTRLGRVNETTRTVELAAQDALQAYHRAPTMGAVEIADDAVPQSATRILADDIGYVGHVDMQQLETVVAEAGAIVTILARPGTFVHTAEPLVAVISGSVDADEVRAAFTIGRERTFEEDPLFGLAVLSEIASRALSPGINDQGTALDVLGRGVRLIAMCSDKIDEAADAPEFPHLRMTRLPIVEFLDHLFTPVARDGAEKFEVQVKIQKSLAALIAMDEPLFGAAARHVSRVSLDRAEATLTSADDIARVRKAAAPLS; from the coding sequence ATGCGGAAATGGCAATGGAAGCTGAGACGCCTGTTCGAGCGGCTCTGGGTGCGGGCGGTTCTCTACTCAATTCTGGGCCTGATCACGGCCTTCGCGGCGGTCGTTCTCGATCCGCTGATTCCCGACGGCTTCGAGGATGCCGTGGGCGCAGGCGCGATCGATACGATCCTCAACATTCTCGCAACGAGCATGCTGACGATTACCACGTTCTCGCTGACGACGATGGTGACCGCCTTCACCGCATCCACGCAGGACGTGACGCCGCGCGCAACCCGCCTCTTGATGGCGGATACGACCACGCATTCGGTACTCGCGACCTTTATCGGCACGTTTCTCTACAGCCTGGTCGGCATCATCGTTTTGTCGATGGAGGCCTATGGCAGCGGCGGGCGGGTCGTTCTGTTCGCCGTGACGATTTTGGTCATCATCATCGTCATTGCCGCGTTGCTGCGCTGGATCGACCATCTGACGCGCCTTGGGCGGGTCAATGAAACGACGAGGACGGTGGAATTGGCGGCGCAGGACGCGTTGCAGGCCTATCACCGCGCCCCAACCATGGGTGCCGTGGAAATTGCCGATGATGCCGTGCCCCAAAGTGCGACGCGCATCTTGGCGGATGACATCGGTTATGTCGGTCACGTCGATATGCAGCAGCTCGAAACCGTCGTTGCCGAAGCAGGGGCCATCGTAACCATTCTGGCGCGGCCCGGCACGTTCGTTCACACGGCAGAGCCACTTGTCGCCGTAATTTCGGGCAGTGTCGATGCAGACGAGGTCCGTGCCGCCTTCACCATCGGGCGCGAGCGGACCTTTGAAGAAGATCCCCTCTTCGGGCTGGCGGTGCTTTCGGAAATCGCGTCACGGGCGCTCTCGCCCGGCATCAACGATCAAGGCACGGCGCTCGACGTTCTGGGCCGAGGGGTTCGGCTGATCGCCATGTGCTCCGACAAGATCGACGAAGCTGCCGACGCGCCCGAGTTTCCCCATCTTCGGATGACGCGGCTGCCGATCGTCGAATTCCTCGACCATCTGTTTACGCCAGTCGCGCGCGACGGCGCCGAAAAATTCGAAGTTCAGGTCAAGATTCAAAAGTCGCTGGCAGCACTGATCGCAATGGACGAGCCGCTGTTTGGGGCTGCGGCACGCCATGTCTCTCGTGTATCTTTGGATCGGGCGGAGGCTACACTGACGAGTGCAGACGACATAGCTCGTGTGCGAAAGGCGGCGGCGCCGCTCAGCTGA
- a CDS encoding transglutaminase-like cysteine peptidase encodes MAGFVSLALPSANAEAEPSRSMITGPLTSQPIGHYDFCRRHYSECAIRTTASRAPDITDYGWEVVREVNLAVNSTIVPRTDMEMHGIEEHWSYPDLEGDCEDYALLKRLMLMERGFSASDLLITVVRKADGEGHAVLTLRTSKGDYVLDNLSDEVQLWSETSYVFLKRQASFHTGRWVSIENSTDVLVGALQ; translated from the coding sequence ATGGCCGGCTTCGTTTCCCTGGCCCTGCCGTCGGCAAACGCCGAGGCCGAGCCGTCCCGGTCGATGATCACCGGCCCTTTGACGTCACAGCCTATCGGTCATTACGATTTCTGTCGCCGGCATTATTCGGAATGCGCCATCCGCACCACGGCCAGCCGTGCGCCGGATATCACTGACTACGGCTGGGAAGTCGTGCGGGAAGTCAACCTCGCGGTGAACAGCACTATCGTGCCCCGCACCGACATGGAAATGCACGGCATCGAAGAGCACTGGTCCTATCCCGATCTCGAAGGCGATTGCGAAGACTACGCTCTTCTGAAGCGCCTGATGTTGATGGAGCGCGGCTTCTCCGCTTCGGATCTCCTCATCACTGTCGTCCGCAAGGCCGATGGCGAGGGGCACGCCGTTCTTACGCTGCGGACGTCCAAGGGCGACTACGTTCTGGATAACCTCTCCGACGAGGTGCAGCTCTGGAGCGAAACATCTTACGTCTTCCTCAAGCGCCAGGCGTCCTTCCACACCGGTCGCTGGGTTTCGATCGAGAACTCCACCGACGTCCTGGTCGGCGCGCTTCAGTAG
- a CDS encoding alpha/beta hydrolase: MQEHTSKGLELVVGEGDEARTIAVAFRPGLGGHNRPGLVWLGGYRSDMSGTKALELDGYATREGLECLRFDYSGHGASGGAFEDGTISRWLEEALAVFDKHTTGPQILVGSSMGGWIALLMAKALKQRGDAGRLAGMLLLAPAPDFTAELIEPGLTDAQRADLSEKGRFEEPTPYGPDPNVYTRALIEDGRANSVLNGVIDTGCPVTIIQGMQDPDVPYAHALRLMEHLPADDVVLTLVRDGDHRLSRPADIGRMLKALNDLIAGGH, translated from the coding sequence ATGCAGGAGCATACATCTAAGGGACTGGAACTCGTCGTCGGCGAGGGTGATGAGGCACGCACCATCGCGGTCGCCTTTCGGCCGGGGCTCGGCGGCCACAATCGTCCCGGCCTCGTCTGGCTCGGTGGCTACCGGTCCGACATGAGCGGCACCAAGGCGCTCGAACTCGACGGCTATGCCACGCGCGAGGGGCTGGAATGCTTGCGCTTCGACTATTCCGGACATGGTGCGTCGGGCGGCGCGTTCGAAGACGGCACGATTTCACGCTGGCTGGAGGAGGCGCTCGCCGTCTTCGACAAGCACACGACCGGACCTCAGATCCTGGTCGGCTCGTCCATGGGCGGCTGGATTGCACTTCTCATGGCAAAGGCCCTGAAGCAACGCGGTGATGCGGGCCGTTTGGCAGGCATGCTTCTTCTCGCACCGGCGCCTGATTTCACCGCCGAACTCATCGAGCCTGGCCTCACCGATGCCCAACGCGCGGATCTTTCCGAAAAAGGCCGTTTCGAGGAACCGACACCCTACGGCCCGGACCCGAATGTCTACACCCGTGCTCTGATCGAGGATGGCCGTGCAAACAGCGTTCTGAATGGTGTCATCGACACCGGATGTCCTGTCACGATCATTCAGGGAATGCAGGACCCGGATGTGCCCTATGCCCACGCCTTGCGGCTGATGGAACACCTCCCGGCAGACGATGTCGTCCTTACCCTGGTACGCGATGGCGACCATCGCCTGTCGCGCCCGGCCGATATCGGCCGAATGCTGAAGGCGCTCAACGATCTCATCGCCGGCGGCCATTGA
- the infC gene encoding translation initiation factor IF-3: MRRPFRAPPPTKDGPRANEEIRASQVQLIDAEGNNRGIVPINEALEIAAEAGLDLVEISPNAEPPVCKVQDLGKLKYEKQKKAAEARKKQKTVEVKEIKMRPNIDTHDYDVKMRAMNRFFEEGDKVKVTLRFRGREMAHQELGMRLLQKVKEQTAEIAKVEAEPKLEGRQMMMVLAPR; the protein is encoded by the coding sequence ATTCGCAGACCGTTCAGAGCGCCGCCGCCAACCAAGGATGGACCGCGGGCCAATGAGGAAATCCGGGCAAGCCAAGTTCAGTTGATCGATGCCGAAGGCAATAACCGCGGAATAGTGCCCATCAACGAGGCGCTGGAGATCGCGGCGGAAGCCGGCCTTGACCTCGTCGAAATCTCACCCAATGCCGAGCCTCCCGTCTGCAAGGTGCAGGACCTCGGCAAGCTCAAATACGAAAAGCAGAAAAAAGCCGCCGAGGCGCGCAAGAAGCAGAAGACCGTCGAGGTCAAAGAAATCAAGATGCGCCCGAACATCGACACGCATGACTATGACGTGAAGATGCGCGCCATGAACCGCTTCTTCGAAGAAGGTGACAAGGTGAAGGTGACGCTGCGTTTCCGTGGTCGTGAAATGGCGCACCAGGAACTCGGCATGCGGCTTCTTCAGAAGGTCAAGGAACAGACCGCCGAAATCGCCAAGGTCGAGGCCGAGCCCAAGCTCGAAGGCCGACAGATGATGATGGTTCTCGCACCGCGCTAA